The following are encoded together in the Vigna angularis cultivar LongXiaoDou No.4 chromosome 9, ASM1680809v1, whole genome shotgun sequence genome:
- the LOC108346618 gene encoding uncharacterized protein LOC108346618 gives MAFYTDSDPIMCRAFSLSLKEEALEWYNTLPPNTMDCFATVENLFRRQYASNRKQEVTPVDLINTKQEKGETLKAFMKRYTETARRVREIDQSFIINNLPSCMRPDYFAEKLYARPLKTMEELQERAAEFIRMEEMRLSQRKRQQEADAGGSGKDGKRPFGNNDKNKEFPRPFKFHHYTTLNAPRAKVLEEALSAELITPLRKPSPRNADERKSCRYHQNQDILQKTASR, from the coding sequence ATGGCATTCTATACGGACAGTGACCCTATCATGTGCAGAGCCTTCTCGTTGTCACTTAAGGAAGAGGCATTGGAATGGTATAACACTCTTCCTCCGAACACAATGGATTGCTTCGCTACTGTGGAAAACCTCTTTAGGAGACAATACGCATCCAATCGGAAACAGGAGGTAACACCGGTGGATTTAATAAACACTAAGCAGGAGAAaggagaaactttgaaggcTTTTATGAAGAGGTATACTGAAACCGCACGACGAGTTAGAGAGATAGATCAatcttttattatcaataatctGCCTTCGTGTATGAGGCCAGATTATTTTGCGGAAAAATTGTATGCACGACCGCTAAAAACTATGGAGGAGCTCCAAGAGCGAGCAGCTGAGTTCATCCGTATGGAGGAAATGCGTTTGTCGCAAAGGAAACGGCAGCAAGAGGCTGATGCGGGCGGAAGTGGAAAGGACGGCAAACGACCGTTCGGCAATAATGATAAGAATAAAGAGTTTCCCAGGCCATTCAAGTTTCACCATTATACAACCCTCAATGCACCTAGGGCAAAAGTTCTCGAAGAAGCCCTTAGCGCGGAACTTATCACACCCTTGAGGAAACCATCTCCAAGAAATGCAGACGAAAGGAAAAGTTGCCGGTACCATCAAAACCAGGACATACTACAGAAGACTGCATCacgttaa
- the LOC108346952 gene encoding abscisic acid receptor PYL4: protein MPPNPPMSSLLLHLINHNDSTAAVADCHDTLLVKPFGAVPDTVARYHTHAVAENQCFSAVVQEIAASVATVWSVVRRFDNPQAYKHFVKSCHVIGGDGDVGTLREVHVISGLPAARSTERLEILDDERHVISFSVVGGDHRLSNYRSVTTLHPAAAGSGTVVVESFVVDVPPGNTPEDTRVFVDTIVRCNLQSLAQTSENLTPQNNNINDNTNNYKFSS, encoded by the coding sequence ATGCCACCGAACCCACCCATGTCTTCTCTTCTCCTCCACCTGATCAACCACAACGACTCCACCGCCGCCGTCGCAGACTGTCATGACACCCTACTCGTCAAGCCCTTTGGAGCGGTACCCGATACCGTGGCGCGTTACCACACTCACGCGGTGGCGGAAAACCAGTGCTTCTCGGCGGTGGTGCAGGAGATCGCCGCCTCCGTGGCCACCGTGTGGTCCGTCGTGCGGCGCTTCGACAACCCACAGGCCTACAAGCACTTCGTGAAGAGCTGCCACGTCATCGGAGGCGACGGCGACGTCGGGACACTCCGGGAAGTCCACGTCATCTCCGGCCTTCCGGCAGCGCGGAGCACCGAGCGCCTCGAGATTCTAGACGATGAGCGCCACGTCATCAGTTTCAGCGTTGTCGGCGGGGACCACCGCCTCTCCAACTACCGCTCCGTCACCACCCTCCATCCCGCCGCTGCCGGTTCCGGGACGGTGGTTGTGGAGTCCTTCGTGGTGGACGTGCCACCCGGGAACACGCCCGAAGACACGCGCGTGTTCGTCGACACAATCGTAAGGTGCAACCTTCAGTCACTTGCGCAAACCTCGGAGAACTTAACGCCACAGAACAACAACATCAATGACAACACCAACAATTACAAGTTCAGTTCCTaa